A genomic segment from Gossypium hirsutum isolate 1008001.06 chromosome D04, Gossypium_hirsutum_v2.1, whole genome shotgun sequence encodes:
- the LOC107902442 gene encoding auxin response factor 18, protein MITVMDCRKEVVKTPEKCLDPQLWHACAGNMVQMPAVNSKVFYFPQGHAEHANRNVDFGSLLIPSLILCRISAIKFMADPETDEVYAKIMLVPFRENDFGYEDGFDGNIGMENLEKPPSFAKTLTQSDANNGGGFSVPRYCAETIFPRLDYSAEPPVQTIHAKDVHGNVWKFRHIYRGTPRRHLLTTGWSNFVNHKKLVAGDSIVFLRAENGDLCVGIRRVKRGIGSGHEYPSSWNLGDGSSGYSPLLREGESKSMRNDSNEDLRGRIRPENVIEAVTRAANGQPFEVVYYPRASTPEFCVKASSVRTATQIHWYPGMRFKMAFETEDSSRISWFMGTISIAQVVDPIHWPNSPWRLLQVAWDEPDLLHDVKRVSPWLVELVTNIPAIHLNPFSPPRKRMRLPQHPDFSLLGQIPMPSFSDSTFRSSSPACCITNNIPGGIQGARHAPFGLSSSDLRSSKLQSGLFPHGFNQLDHTIPPMGHSSDYGNNRNISSSPTMGNLTQSLKESNEIKTPHILLFGQLIFCEQQVSQSCSDTIGNSSSNGNTEKTMISSDASGSALHQNARENSSDEGSPWYKELPKTNMGLETGHCQVFTESENVGRTLDLSVLRSYEELHGKLANMFGVESSDMLSNVFYHDAAASVKHTGDEPFSEFLKTARRLTVLTDSGSDNMGR, encoded by the exons ATGATAACAGTAATGGATTGTAGGAAAGAAGTGGTTAAGACTCCAGAAAAATGCTTAGATCCTCAACTATGGCATGCTTGTGCTGGTAATATGGTGCAAATGCCAGCGGTGAACTCCAAGGTGTTCTATTTCCCTCAAGGTCATGCTGAACATGCCAATAGGAATGTAGATTTTGGGAGTCTTTTAATTCCTTCACTCATCCTATGTAGAATTTCGGCCATTAAGTTTATGGCAGATCCTGAAACTGATGAGGTTTATGCTAAAATTATGCTGGTTCCTTTCAGAGAGAATGATTTTGGGTATGAAGATGGTTTTGATGGAAATATTGGGATGGAGAATCTTGAAAAACCACCTTCTTTTGCCAAGACATTGACTCAATCCGATGCTAATAATGGTGGGGGTTTCTCAGTTCCGCGGTATTGTGCAGAGACTATATTTCCTAGGTTGGATTATAGTGCTGAACCCCCTGTTCAGACCATTCATGCAAAGGATGTACATGGTAATGTTTGGAAATTTAGGCATATATATAGGGGAACACCTCGCCGGCATCTTTTGACGACGGGGTGGAGTAATTTTGTGAATCATAAGAAGCTTGTGGCTGGTGATTCGATTGTCTTTCTTCGAGCAGAGAATGGAGATCTTTGTGTGGGAATCCGTAGGGTGAAGAGAGGTATTGGAAGTGGACATGAGTATCCTTCTAGTTGGAATTTGGGGGATGGAAGCTCCGGTTATTCTCCACTCTTGAGGGAGGGGGAGAGTAAATCGATGAGGAATGATTCGAATGAGGATCTGAGGGGAAGAATAAGGCCCGAGAATGTGATTGAAGCTGTGACTCGTGCTGCCAATGGGCAACCCTTTGAGGTTGTTTACTATCCACGAGCAAGCACTCCTGAGTTCTGTGTGAAGGCCTCATCAGTTAGAACTGCAACGCAAATCCACTGGTATCCTGGGATGAGGTTCAAAATGGCTTTTGAAACCGAGGACTCCTCACGGATTAGCTGGTTTATGGGAACAATATCTATCGCTCAGGTTGTTGATCCCATCCATTGGCCTAATTCTCCATGGCGCCTTCTTCAG GTGGCATGGGATGAGCCAGATTTACTACACGACGTGAAGCGTGTTAGCCCATGGTTGGTTGAATTGGTGACAAACATACCAGCCATCCATCTTAATCCTTTCTCGCCCCCGAGGAAAAGGATGCGGCTTCCGCAACACCCTGATTTTTCTTTACTTGGTCAAATTCCAATGCCATCTTTTTCTGACAGCACTTTCAGGTCCAGCAGCCCCGCATGTTGCATTACAAACAACATTCCTGGAGGCATACAGGGAGCCAGGCATGCACCGTTTGGATTATCTTCATCAGATCTCCGTTCCAGCAAGCTGCAGTCGGGCCTCTTTCCACATGGTTTTAATCAGCTTGATCATACTATCCCACCTATGGGACACTCCAGTGACTATGGGAACAATAGGAATATTTCTTCCTCGCCCACAATGGGAAATCTTACCCAAAGTTTAAAAGAAAGCAATGAAATAAAGACACCCCATATCTTATTGTTTGGTCAACTCATTTTCTGTGAGCAGCAGGTTTCTCAGAGCTGCTCAGATACAATTGGAAACAGTTCATCCAACGGGAATACAGAGAAGACTATGATTTCTTCCGATGCCTCTGGATCTGCATTACATCAAAATGCTCGTGAAAATTCTTCAGATGAAGGGTCTCCTTGGTACAAAGAGCTCCCAAAAACCAACATGGGGTTGGAGACTGGTCACTGCCAAGTCTTCACGGAATCAGAGAATGTGGGAAGAACCCTAGATCTTTCAGTTCTCAGATCATATGAAGAGCTGCACGGCAAGCTAGCCAACATGTTTGGCGTAGAAAGTTCAGATATGCTGAGCAATGTGTTCTACCACGATGCTGCTGCTTCTGTTAAGCACACAGGAGATGAGCCCTTCAG TGAGTTTTTGAAGACAGCAAGGAGGCTGACCGTTCTTACAGATTCAGGCAGTGACAACATGGGAAGATAG
- the LOC107942617 gene encoding uncharacterized protein encodes MSFMKGDLLTKTRKLVNGLAKPQPVWLKAMEQAPPATFPRPDGKLKAISLPEDVYIKKFFQKYPVAKGHDAIKISAYDPPPARLFGLRVLELKEQGVPEEEAMAVADMEYRKEKKEKKKAYARLKQIARLQGKKPPPNPYPSAIKERQALERKFVRERFSSPEILKIVEKIKEERRAERFNGAAGGGF; translated from the exons ATGTCTTTCATGAAAGGAGATTTGTTAACGAAAACAAGGAAACTCGTCAATGGTTTAGCCAAACCTCAACCTGTTTGGCTTAAAGCCATGGAACA GGCTCCACCGGCAACCTTTCCTCGTCCCGATGGAAAACTTAAGGCAATCAGCCTCCCAGAGGATGTTTACATTAAAAAGTTCTTCCAGAAATATCCGGTTGCGAAAGGTCACGATGCCATCAA AATATCTGCTTATGACCCTCCACCGGCACGTCTATTTGGTTTGCGAGTACTTGAATTGAAAGAGCAGGGAGTCCCTGAGGAGGAAGCAATGGCCGTAGCTGAT ATGGAATATCGGAAGgagaaaaaggagaagaagaaagcaTATGCTCGTTTAAAACAAATTGCCCGTCTTCAAGGAAAGAAACCTCCACCAAACCCGTACCCTAGTGCAATCAAGGAGAGACAAGCACTGGAGAGAAAGTTTGTCCGAGAACGTTTCTCCAGTCCAGAGATattgaaaattgttgaaaaaattaaAGAGGAGAGGCGAGCTGAGAGGTTCAATGGAGCAGCTGGTGGTGGCTTTTGA
- the LOC121216208 gene encoding lysM domain receptor-like kinase 3 — protein MCRSKKSTDAIQPTSSNSKRRSFSSSFQTPKSLKPASSFSDPSPSTTSTTNDLASSSSNFYFNSSSYSLSTQTSNTLSSLRASLPENPHIYDFSLISSATTNFLSKRFSSSSSSSSWLCHLHGQQVVIIRRKLRRSIELDDLVHKLSVICRSHHSSLIKLLGASLSGNFVYLVYEYVKGPNLGDCLRNPKNPSFTPLSSWISRMQIAIDIAHGLDYIHHCSGLETSFTHNHIKVTSIIVAEDSLTAKICHFGTAEICGEVSKEEGSRSLGRTDSKVMKIEGTRGYMAPELQFNGLVTQKCDVYAFGVVVLELLSGEEALKFMFDEGDGGYKRVSVIDTAREAAAGGSGGVRRWVDRRLKDSFPVEVAEKMVLVALECLEEDPERRPEMKKVVGKVSKLYLESKNWADNIGLPTDISVSMAPR, from the coding sequence ATGTGTAGATCAAAAAAAAGCACAGATGCAATCCAACCAACATCTTCAAATTCAAAAAGACggtctttttcatcatcttttcaAACACCCAAATCCTTGAAACCCGCATCCTCTTTTTCTGATCCATCACCTTCCACCACTTCCACAACCAACGACTTAGCTTCCTCCTCCAGCAATTTTTACTTCAACTCTTCAAGCTACTCTCTTTCAACCCAAACCTCCAACACCCTCTCATCTTTAAGAGCTTCTCTCCCTGAAAACCCCCATATATACGACTTCTCCCTCATCTCTTCAGCCACCACCAACTTCCTCTCCAAGcgcttctcttcttcttcctcgtcaTCTTCATGGCTTTGTCACCTTCATGGTCAACAAGTTGTCATTATTCGAAGAAAATTGAGACGTTCCATTGAGTTAGATGACTTGGTTCACAAGTTGTCGGTCATTTGTAGGAGTCACCATAGTAGTTTGATCAAGCTTTTGGGTGCTTCCCTGTCTGGGAATTTTGTTTATCTCGTGTATGAATATGTTAAAGGGCCTAACCTAGGCGATTGTTTGAGGAACCCCAAGAACCCAAGTTTCACACCACTTTCTTCTTGGATTTCCCGTATGCAAATTGCTATTGATATTGCTCATGGCTTGGATTATATTCACCATTGTTCAGGTCTGGAAACTAGCTTCACCCATAACCATATAAAGGTCACAAGTATTATAGTCGCTGAAGATTCTTTAACAGccaaaatttgtcattttggcACTGCTGAGATATGTGGGGAAGTGAGCAAAGAAGAAGGATCAAGAAGCCTTGGGAGAACAGACAGTAAAGTTATGAAAATTGAAGGAACAAGAGGGTATATGGCACCTGAGCTCCAATTCAATGGTTTGGTGACACAAAAATGTGATGTTTATGCATTTGGGGTAGTGGTTTTGGAGCTGTTGAGTGGAGAGGAAGCCTTGAAGTTTATGTTTGATGAAGGGGATGGAGGGTACAAGAGAGTGAGTGTGATAGATACAGCAAGGGAGGCAGCGGCGGGAGGCAGTGGAGGGGTGAGGAGGTGGGTGGATAGGAGGTTGAAAGACTCATTTCCGGTGGAAGTGGCGGAGAAGATGGTGTTGGTGGCATTGGAATGCTTGGAGGAAGATCCAGAAAGAAGGCCTGAAATGAAGAAAGTTGTAGGGAAGGTATCAAAGTTGTATTTGGAGTCAAAGAATTGGGCTGACAACATTGGTTTGCCTACTGATATCTCGGTCTCAATGGCTCCAAGGTAA